CAATCCGGTTTCAACCGCTTTATTCTTCAGTCGTTCCAGATTCAGGCCTTGCCCATCATCGCCCATTTTCAGGATCAACCGGTCATTGATCATATCAGCGGTCAGCCAGATATTGCCCTGAGCTTCTTTGCCCTTGCCCAGACGAATATTACCGGTTTCCAGACCATGATCCATCGAGTTGCGGAACATGTGCATGAACACATCTCTCAGCATGGGGATGGAGTCCTGAACCACACGGATTCCGTTGTCATGGATTTCGACTTTGGGTGGCTCTTTCTGAAGTTCAGCCGCCAGTTTTGGCAGGTTCTGCACAATTTCCTGCACAATGCCATCCAGGGGTTGTGTGTCCATAGCCTTGCGGAAACGTTTGATGGAAGTCGCACCTTTGGGGAAGGTTTGTTGCATATCGAGTTCCAGTTTTTCCAGATAACTGATCAAGGATTTGTCAATCATTTTGCCTTCGTCACCGCTTCCGGCAAAGCCCTCCAGTTTTTCATGGAATACTTCAGCATAGCGGGCAATTCCCTTTTCAGCCAGTTCCAGTTCAACCAGCAATTCTTCGCTGTTCCAGATTTTATCCGGATCTTTTCTGAGTTGGTCATAGGTGTGTTCCACCTGATGGGTTGCGTCCGTGATATAGCTCAAGCCATAGGTACGGGCATTTCCCTTGATGGTATGCATGTTGCGGAACAGGGTCGCAATGACATCTTTGTTTTTGTCATTTGTTTCACTGATGAGTTTGCGGTTTTCCTCAATGAATTTATCCGCGTTTTTAAGGAACGTATGGAATTTGGTGGCAGACACAGTAAGAATCTGGCCAATGATTTCCAGTTCTTCTTTCTGCTGGTTCGCTTCAGCCTGTAATTTTTTCAGTTCCGTCATATCCCTGACACAAAGCAGTATTTTTTCAATCGTGCCGTCGTTGGACATGGGAGACCAGGAAAATTCAAGGTGCTTGGTTTTTCCATTGATCACTTTTTCGATTTCACCGATCAGTAGATGCTGGTTGAACATGAAGTTCATTTCATCTTCACCCAGACTGGAACTGATCGCGGTTTCCATTTGATCCAGATCGTTGATGCCGACACTGGATTCCTTGAAAATCAGATCCATCACATTCCTGCCGGTGATTTCTTTGGTCTCGAAGATGGTTTCCAGAAAATGGGAGTATTCGGGATGAATGGTCTCATCTTCCTGGATGGCAAGGATTCCTTCCTCCAGATTTTCCAGCATACTGGCAATATCATTGGTTTTCTGGCGCAATTTTTCAGTGCGCTCTTCCACGATTTTTTCCAGATTTTCATTGATGTTTTTCAGGTCACGCACCAGTCGTTTGTTTTCCAGAAACGTATCGGCAAAAATGTTACTGGTAACCCACAGAATGGCGAAAATCGCACCCAGAATACCAAACGCGATGGTGGAAATGGTAGACAACAACCCTAGTGCCAGCATGATGTCATTGACCGCTGAAACGAGAAAGATGGACATCAGCACCATCATGGTTCCCGTATGCGGAATCCTGTTGCGTATCCCCTTGATCAACAGATAGAACATTATGAGGATGAAGGTTAGCACCAAGATAAAAATAATGGTGCGGAATATCTGGAATATATGGAGATTGAAATGAACCAGTCCAAGAAACAGGAAGGTGCCAGCCACAATCAGAGTGAGGATTCCTAACACCCAGTTCATCCGGGGGTAAATATAGTTGGTGACATACTCAGCAAACAAGACCATGAAAAAGATCGCACCCATCCCCCAGTAATGCAGAATCAGCAGTGTTTCCACATTCCAGTTACGGGTCATGATGTCAGTGGGATTGATGAGAAACGGGTAAATTCCGAATGTAATCAAAAATACCGACAGATACATCGGATAACGGGTTTTGACGTAAACCAGCAAAAAGAAGAGTCCAAACAGCAAACATACCGTGGAAGCCAGCATCCTGAAGTCACCGCCCATGAAATGCCGGAATGCCAGGGAACCATCAAACTTCTGATATTTTCTGATTTCCAGAGGCAACTGATAAATCCCTGTCATCAGAATGGTGTTCACACGCAGAGTCAGAACCTGACGCGGTTTGGTGATCGTAAACCGCACCGGAACCGGTTGCACCCCATAGTATCGTCCAAGAGTGATCTGACCTTCCCGGTCATAGATTTCCTCGCCGTCCAGGTAGGCATGGAATTTTCCCAGATAGGTTCCCACAAGAAAGGTAACCTCTGTCCCGATCAAGTCAGGATTGAAGTCCAATACCGCCCGATACCAGCCCACTCTGAAATTAACTCCATCCTTGTAG
This genomic interval from SAR324 cluster bacterium contains the following:
- a CDS encoding Hpt domain-containing protein, producing the protein MKKIFVLIISLLMGVFWFSPAFAADEVKCDSCLFKIDNLDKPFPMHGTWLFTRDDRPENKNVVLDTTDWKVIKAPGPWKKAYKDGVNFRVGWYRAVLDFNPDLIGTEVTFLVGTYLGKFHAYLDGEEIYDREGQITLGRYYGVQPVPVRFTITKPRQVLTLRVNTILMTGIYQLPLEIRKYQKFDGSLAFRHFMGGDFRMLASTVCLLFGLFFLLVYVKTRYPMYLSVFLITFGIYPFLINPTDIMTRNWNVETLLILHYWGMGAIFFMVLFAEYVTNYIYPRMNWVLGILTLIVAGTFLFLGLVHFNLHIFQIFRTIIFILVLTFILIMFYLLIKGIRNRIPHTGTMMVLMSIFLVSAVNDIMLALGLLSTISTIAFGILGAIFAILWVTSNIFADTFLENKRLVRDLKNINENLEKIVEERTEKLRQKTNDIASMLENLEEGILAIQEDETIHPEYSHFLETIFETKEITGRNVMDLIFKESSVGINDLDQMETAISSSLGEDEMNFMFNQHLLIGEIEKVINGKTKHLEFSWSPMSNDGTIEKILLCVRDMTELKKLQAEANQQKEELEIIGQILTVSATKFHTFLKNADKFIEENRKLISETNDKNKDVIATLFRNMHTIKGNARTYGLSYITDATHQVEHTYDQLRKDPDKIWNSEELLVELELAEKGIARYAEVFHEKLEGFAGSGDEGKMIDKSLISYLEKLELDMQQTFPKGATSIKRFRKAMDTQPLDGIVQEIVQNLPKLAAELQKEPPKVEIHDNGIRVVQDSIPMLRDVFMHMFRNSMDHGLETGNIRLGKGKEAQGNIWLTADMINDRLILKMGDDGQGLNLERLKNKAVETGLFSDVSTVSDTEAADLIFKSGLSTAEKVSEISGRGVGMDAVKRFLQGQGGDVSILLDNTKGSSTGRNFELQISLPANLCVQIK